Within the Dermacentor silvarum isolate Dsil-2018 chromosome 8, BIME_Dsil_1.4, whole genome shotgun sequence genome, the region tctcttggtacccattctgtaactattatggtctaccggttatctatccttcgCACTACAtcacctgcccagctccatttctttttcctAATGTCCTATAGTGTCCTATATCGCAGATCAAAGACACGATCACAGGCACTACATTGTTGGTCAAGATGTCGGGCTATATAAGCCGCTCTGCTGGTGCTTCAAATACTccccgcggtagcttagtggctatggcgttgaaaTGGAAGACTTCAGGGCACTTGTTCGATTTAGGACGCTGTGGCTGCATTCTAATGGGGGCCAAAAGAAGAACACTCGCTGCATGGTAAACAACCGCAGGTAGTCATAATTTCATCTATGGTCGCCAGTCCATTAGCCATGTGACGAGTAGTACGCAACATTTCACCAGATACCGGACATCCCTCTGGCGCTGAGCCAAAATACAGGGACAGCATCCGGCTCTGAGCCGACACTGCCATCATCTGAAAAGCAACTTCCACTGGACTCGGTGGGATGGCAACTGTGTCAGAAATAATTAGGACTCGGGTCTCTTACATGTTATTGTCCCAGTCCCGAAAGTTTCGTTGTGTCATGCCGCAACACTTGAGGAAGCGCTGTACTGCGTCGACCAAGTCTTGTATGTCCTGAGAGTCGCGGTAGTGAACCACCAGCTTATCGGACATGGTGGTCCTTATTACGGTCTTGATGGTGCCTGCGAACATTGCCGGTTCCACGGCAGCTATTGATCGAAAAACACACTTTTGCCTCAAGAATGGTAGGTACTGAGGAAATAGcaacgcgcccccccccccccccactctccaGTCAGACAGAGCATGCGGAAGAGCTCGAAAGATGTACAAGATGTGCTTCTGCAGACAGTTGATCAGTGTTACAAAAATTTATTGACAATCCCAACTTCAATTTTAACTTAAATTCGAGTAATTTAACGAAAAGGGAGACCTACAACAAAATAGGCCTTGTACTTgcgcagtaacaaccctggcacAATCACAATGCGCTAAGCAGCAGTTTAGAAAGACTTTCTTCGAAATTTCTTTGTCGAAGAGCGGCAGCTCAGTCTAAATATGCAAGCTCTTAAAATAAAGGCGGCTTACCAACGCGGTGTACAGTACAAACACGTCACGAAGTTGCAGTGACTTATGCAATGTCTGCGAATTTACCCTTGGGCAGTCTCTTGTGTGCAAATAAAACTAGTCATATCAGAAACCGACAAACAATGACGCCAAGGACAGCATAGGCGAAATTACTTGCAGTTTTTTAATAAATCAAGGAAATCATAAACGAATGGAAATGAATGTGGCTGGAAAATTGCGaccggtccgggacagtggccttggtatACTCggtggtaatgcagttccactcaacgtaaAAGCTGGGGAGGTGCGAACCAGTGATTCGCCGGTGCCGTCCCTTCTgtcttccttgtgtttatcttgttttatcttgtgtttagcaaccCATCATCCGTTTTGGCATCtctgctaaggcacaactggtgggaaacggCCACGTAGATGGACAAAGCCTTTGGTGATGATAGAAGCGATTTTAGCGATTTTTTGATAATTATTTCGAATAATTCATGAGTTTTTGTATCTTGAAGTTATTCTGAATCGTGCTAGTTTATTTTGAACTGGTTTTCATCAATTATGCACTTGTGTTGACTTTGTTTTGAGAactttttgcgcgtgaccacgacgagtGAGATCAAATTACAACATTTTcccgattttcacgagtttctgcaaATTAATACGGTTAATACTTCATTATTCCTATCCTTTATATTATTCTGACACATGTTCAGGTTAGTGTATTTTGAACCTGTTTTGATGAATTCAGACTTGTTTGACTccgtttttgcgcgtgaccacgacgacttgagatcacattacacgccgacagtcGGGGCCCCTTacttgcttcgcccttaagaacTGTCCAAAGGTGGGATACGATCatacgtcttcgcattacacgtgcgacgTGCTTACCAACCGAGCTATTGCGGtttcgttttcccatccactttctgggttaTTCATGTTCATCTACTAGACcaaccttgggagtgttagccagcgcctccACTCACGACCTTGGCGGCGGGTGCAGAACATGCTTTCTACTGCAGGCGCACGTGTACGTGAACTTTCGGTGAAGACAACTGGTCAGTAAACCTTTACGTGCTATCTGAAGGCATCAAAGTGGCCGGATTCAAccactttcatttctttattttgatTAGGAGCTTCGCTTTCCTTGGTGCGAttctttgttggcttctgatGATAGGACTGATAAAAATCGgacccctcggtttcctttcttcccgtttatatatatatatatatatatatatatatatatattcactgcTAATGATGACAGGTACGCGTCGTGAGGAACCCCGTTACCGACAAGTGATCTCCCTGAACCATCGGCTCTCACCCTtgtattttttcttttatatttgtatctatttatttatttttctgcacGTTCAGGTCAAAATGACACGCGTGCTCGTCAATCATGTCTGTCAAACAACGCGTAAGTGCGACCGTGTCAATGACATGTCCACTGCCACTGTTGACGGGATGCGCCGTGCATCGTCGTCGATCAGGTAAAAGCGCGTGTAACGGGGACCGTATCAAAGACCTGTCCATTGCCAATGATGACAGGAACGCGTCATGCAaaaccccgttaccaacaagtaatctctctCGCCAAAGGCTCTCTCCCtcatgttttttgttgttgttcttttatcgtttctctctctcccttctcccTTTTTTTGGCCTGTTTTTCTTTatctgaagatataaaaagaatGTTGCGAGAATTTTCGGTATCCCTTGAAAAAAGTTGgcccaccgaccgaaactgtgcAGTAAATAAACCCAACATAACCGCAAaaatgtgcatatatatatatatatatatatatatatatatatatatatatatatatatgctcgtGTCAAGGCCAACCTCAACGTAACGTCAGAACATACACAGACATACAAGCCTTGAGGCGAGGGGAGCAGCCCAAAAAACCCACCGACTTAATATTTTCATTGGTACATTTAGAGCCTCAAAAAGTCGGCTTCCTTACCGGGCACGAAGAAGACCAGGACGCCCAGCACgaagttgatgatgatgagaatgGTGAGCGCGCGAGAGTACATTTTGAGCAGGAACGTATTCTCGCGTAGTGCCCCGACACAGCCGCACGAACTCATGGTGAACAGCGCAAGTCCGAACGCGAACAGCAGCATCTCCATATGCGACAACAGCATTCCGGAAATGTCCAGTTGTTCCAGGATGCGCTCGTCTTCTTCCGTGTCCCACGACTCCACAAACATCACCACTGCGACCACCATGAGGAAAGCACCCACGAACCACAGCATGAGGTTGAGAAGCAGCAGTGGGCACCGCACCTTGGGTGAGCGGAAGGAGAAGATCCATCATTGTCATTATTGCAGTAAGCCTGCGTATTTTTGTCCCTTTGCAGTTGCTTAGAAGTAACATCGTTTTACTATACAGCAAATTCTCGCGATTTCTCGCGAGAATTCGCACCTCCTCTCAATTTAAGAAGGATACACTCGCGCAGTTGCGTGGGAGAGACACTTAAAAGCGTTCAAAATATGCCTCCGCCTGGCCAAGATTCTGCCATATCAGCTTCTACCATCGTAGCCGATCTCAACTCACCACAGGGTTGACGTCCAGCAGTAGCGTCTCCTCAGTCTCTGGGCTGTAGATCGGCACTGGCTGCTGGGTTGAGCTGAAATCTGCATTGCTTTGTCCCTTTATTTGACGAGACATGAAGCTGGTCAGGTACCTGGGTTACCGCTTTAAAGCTCAGGACCTGTTCGTACAATATCGGCGCTCTGATAGCAGCTCAAACGGGAGGTCGTCGCTTGTCAGTATCGTCTTCTTCTATCATTCTTTCGATCTTATCAAAGCACGTGAACACAGACCTTGTTGGTTTGAGCAATTTAGCCACTTTCACGATCAATATatttcacacgcacacacaaacagagTACATATTCTATGCTTGTAGATATAAAAAACAGGCATTTCATGTGACCGGACCACATGACAGCTATTTGTCCACTACAGCTATTTCCACCTTAATTGCCGTTCCATGGTACAATCTTCGGCGTTAATTAGCAGCAAAACTTTTTCAAACCCTAGCACGATCTCTGAGATACTGTCGCACAAGCGACAGTATCTCGGCGCACGCTGTCATTCGTATACGTTTTCGGAAGCTATAGTTCCTGTTTTGCGGCGCAGTCGCTACGGTTCCGTCGACCATGTAGGAAACAAAACGTTGTCTCACCCAGGCAATTTTAGTATTATTTCGATTAAAGAAAGGGCGTTATTTTGATTACAGCTGCAATTTATTCATCTAGAGCAATTACTCTATATGCCCTGCGACAGTCAGATGCTACCAGCTCATTTATCAAAGGAAATACACCATCTCTCTAAACAATAAACTCGGAATACCTTTGCATTGCAAGCGCTTTCCACACCGGCGAAGCATCTAGAAAAATTGTATTAAGTACTTGTTTCGAATATCCTTTGAGTTCCTTAGTTTTCCTACAACTTTTGctcagttgctatggtgttgggctgctgaccacgaggtcgcgggatcgaatccaggccacagcggccgcattttgatgggcgcaaactgcgaaaacacccgtgtacttagatttaggtgcacgttaaagaaccccaggtggtcaaaatttccagattcccctactacggcgtgcctcataatcgatcagatcgtggttttggcacgtaaaacccccataatttaatttttagctTTCCTAAAACTTCAAGTTTCGTCAGATGATTCTCAAAGGTTGAAGTTATAGTCCTATAAAGTGAAGACACAAAACGCTCAGTTCGAACACATTCAGTTCCACGCTCAGTTCGAAACGTTCGAAAACATTCTTGAACTTCGACCTACCAAGAAATGAGCAAAAATGACATACATT harbors:
- the LOC119462302 gene encoding tetraspanin-33; translation: MSRQIKGQSNADFSSTQQPVPIYSPETEETLLLDVNPVVRCPLLLLNLMLWFVGAFLMVVAVVMFVESWDTEEDERILEQLDISGMLLSHMEMLLFAFGLALFTMSSCGCVGALRENTFLLKMYSRALTILIIINFVLGVLVFFVPGTIKTVIRTTMSDKLVVHYRDSQDIQDLVDAVQRFLKCCGMTQRNFRDWDNNIYFHCNVTNPSHERCSVPHSCCRSESTFTGIFCGRSVLNLSDHDAWFRVHTGSCPDATNRYVKEHVMVIGGVCLIAVIVLAFIDMVTNAVIDEIDTIRKIYEHVRRASSGTSHVLTS